The genomic DNA ATCTCGAAGGCAGTGAGAGAAGAGTTGCATCGGCTCAGTCCCTACGATCCCGAGCATCTTCCGGCGGAACTCACCCTGATCGACGCCCTGGACATTCAATACCCGGCCATCCCGCAAGTCGCCTGTTTTGATACCGGATTCCATCAACATCTGCCGCCGGTCGCTCGTCTCATGGCGATTCCCCGCCGGTACGAAAAACAGGGCATCAGGCGATATGGATTTCATGGCCTGTCCTACGCCTACTTGTTAGAAGAGCTGGAACGGGTGGCCGGCCGTGAGGCCGCGCGCGGCAAGGTGATCCTGGCCCATTTGGGAAACGGGGCCAGTCTCGCCGCAGTGCGAGAGGGCGTGAGCATTGATACGACGATGGGTTTCACCCCGGCCTCCGGGCTGCCCATGAGCACGAGATCCGGCGACCTGGACCCTGGTCTGGTGTCCTACCTCGCTCAAACCGAGGGCATGACGGCGGATCAGTTTCATCATATGGTCCATGCGCAGTCGGGCCTGCTGGGATTATCCGAGCTCAGTTCCGACTTACGGGACTTGCTCGCGCAGGAAGGCCGCGATACGCGCGCCGCAGAGGCGGTAGCGGTATTTTGTTATCAGGGGAAAAAGTGGATCGGCGCCTACGCGGCGGCCCTCGGTGGCGTCGATCAGCTGGTCTTCAGCGGCGGCATCGGCGAACATTCATCCGTCGTGCGGGCGCGGATGTGTGACGGCCTGGCATTTCTCGGCATTGAGTTGGATCAGGCGCGCAACGAGGCCCATGACGCGGTCATCTCCCGGCCGGGCAGCCGGGTGACGGTGCGCGTGATCCAGACGGATGAAGAGCGCCACATCGCGCAATCGGTCTGTCGGCTATTGGCCCTGCCCGTCAACCGTGGAACGAAATGAACCCGTCGCGTCATCGTTTCGGCAGGAGGCGGCAAGGGACGCGTACATCTGAAAGAGGGACTTCATGAAAG from Nitrospira sp. includes the following:
- a CDS encoding acetate/propionate family kinase, coding for MPQADREVPAVLVANAGSSSVKWALFHVGGSPVRAAAGRIERIGLPDGIVTFTDGETGQDQRRVAQIPNHAAAVQVLIDQLGQSGRGLSLQAIGHRVVHGGSRYTNPEVISKAVREELHRLSPYDPEHLPAELTLIDALDIQYPAIPQVACFDTGFHQHLPPVARLMAIPRRYEKQGIRRYGFHGLSYAYLLEELERVAGREAARGKVILAHLGNGASLAAVREGVSIDTTMGFTPASGLPMSTRSGDLDPGLVSYLAQTEGMTADQFHHMVHAQSGLLGLSELSSDLRDLLAQEGRDTRAAEAVAVFCYQGKKWIGAYAAALGGVDQLVFSGGIGEHSSVVRARMCDGLAFLGIELDQARNEAHDAVISRPGSRVTVRVIQTDEERHIAQSVCRLLALPVNRGTK